In one Phyllostomus discolor isolate MPI-MPIP mPhyDis1 chromosome 8, mPhyDis1.pri.v3, whole genome shotgun sequence genomic region, the following are encoded:
- the LOC114503551 gene encoding kunitz-type protease inhibitor 2-like, producing MAQLCGPRWCLLALQASLLLFGAEAADLERDFCRAPQMEGRCQAALRRWWYNATGGSCQQFVYGGCGGNDNNHLTREKCLEKCANVTDNTADDLPTGRNGAGSSVPGVPRRQDFEDPPSDIFSYEEQCLARAVTGPCRSSFPRWYFDAQKNTCHNFIYGGCWGNKNNYLSKETCLRHCSSGGRQFYSALPCSTRAVLEGLFLTVLLLLLGASVVYLILVARRNRESCPFVCGLRGAEKPVFKKKGTWGRGGVTTAECQCAV from the coding sequence ATGGCGCAGCTGTGTGGGCCGAGGTGGTGCCTGCTGGCGCTGCAGGCTTCGCTGCTCCTCTTCGGGGCGGAGGCAGCGGACCTAGAACGCGACTTCTGCAGAGCCCCGCAGATGGAGGGAaggtgccaggctgccctccgCAGGTGGTGGTACAACGCCACGGGCGGGTCCTGCCAGCAGTTTGTGTATGGAGGCTGTGGTGGGAACGACAACAACCACCTGACCAGAGAGAAGTGCCTTGAGAAGTGCGCTAACGTCACGGACAACACGGCTGACGACCTGCCCACCGGCAGGAATGGAGCGGGTTCCTCGGTCCCGGGTGTGCCCAGGAGGCAGGATTTCGAGGACCCCCCCAGCGACATTTTCAGCTACGAAGAACAGTGCTTGGCCAGGGCGGTCACCGGGCCGTGCCGCTCCTCCTTCCCACGCTGGTACTTTGACGCCCAGAAGAACACCTGCCATAACTTCATCTACGGGGGGTGCTGGGGCAACAAAAACAACTACCTGTCCAAGGAGACGTGCCTGAGGCACTGCTCCTCCGGGGGCAGGCAGTTCTACTCCGCCCTGCCCTGCAGCACCAGAGCCGTCCTGGAGGGGCTGTTCCTGActgtcctgctcctcctgctgggAGCCTCCGTGGTCTACCTGATCCTCGTGGCGCGGAGGAACCGGGAGAGCTGCCCCTTTGTCTGCGGCCTCCGGGGCGCCGAGAAGCCCGTGTTCAAGAAGAAGGGAAcctggggaaggggcggggtgaCCACTGCAGAGTGCCAGTGTGCTGTTTAA